Part of the Quercus lobata isolate SW786 chromosome 6, ValleyOak3.0 Primary Assembly, whole genome shotgun sequence genome, aatttatgtgtGGGAAAGGTCTCTGCAGTGTAGCAAACATATGAacagaatgaatttttttgatgaatatgaacaaaaagaattaGAAGCATACATTTACTCTTTCATATGTTTACATATGCACCAAGAGCATGAATCTCTCTGGTCTTAACATTATGCACTGCACCATTATGGATCAAGTAGAAGTCCATGCATACATGCTTAAatcaccattgtggtgcttaTGGATTAGCCCTCCATTAGTGATGACATATGGTTAATGAGGCATTAGTTGGACAGAGTCATTTGACAATTAATACAGCAACGATGAGAGTAGGCAAACATATTTAGAGAGGACCACTACTTTTGATAGACTCATTTGCATATAAGCTACTATTCctttataaaattgaaacatAATTTACTGAAAAATAGATTACATAAGCTGCTTTCCAAATTACATGgaaattaattattcatttaCACAAGTTGGCTTGAGTTAGCACATCAAAAACCTAAATAAGGGTTCCACCCTTAACATACTCAGTAAAGGCTAGTGCAACCAAACCCAACATGGCAAACCTCCCATTCCACATCTCAGCATCTGAGGTCATGAACCCATCTGACTTGGACTCCACGCTAATTCCCTTAAACAAAGGAATCAGAGATGCAAAAGTGAGCAGAATGCTAGTTCCTAAGAACCATGGAATCCCACCATTGGATATCTGGGCGAACACATCCTGACCATTGGATAACTCCACTGCCATTGCAGAAACAAACCCAATCATTGCTAGCCTGCCGTTGATCCTCTCCGGTGCAGGTCCACTGAACGCCAACAGGTCATAGAAATTTGTGCTGATCTGTCAATCATAGTGAAACACATGtcaaaaaataatcttaaataATGTTGTACACATAACCatcaacaacatttttcataactattaaaataatttattgtgCTTAGTGCTTAATAAAAGTAGGATCATTTAGTAGACCCAATTAAGAATTATGTTACTTCCATATGAAGAGTCATGTTACTAGTTATAATTGTGTCCATAGTATTActaagaaagtaaaaaataaataaactcaaaagaatttttttttgcaaaatcaaGGTAACATATTTTAAGTTATGTATAATTAAATTTGGATCGATAATAAATTTATGTTAAAGTAATTTTGCTCTAGTTATAATTTGCTCagaaagttgtgaaaaaattaatgaataattttttgtgcttaaactaattgttaaaaatatggaTTTTCAAGAAATATTTTCATTGTATATCTAGGGTTAATGAGcgaaaaaagaataagaaaaaagagatgaagTATCCCTTGGGTTAAGGGTAGCTACCTTGGGTGTTGATTGAGGTGGAGAAGTTGTCTCAGACTCTAGTTGCTCTTTCTGCAAAGTGCAAAGAAAATGAATCTCACGGTCATGAACTTTACTTAGAAATAAATCAAcatatcatataaatataaatattaaattatttccATCAGGTTTTGAGTTTTcgacaaaaataagaataaaaatttatcatggTGCATAGATTTCATTACCTTTGCCATGCAACGCACTCGCATGATAGCATTTCTTGGCACAGGTGACACATAACTAGTGGGAATAATTAGAAACTGGTTTACCCTAGTAGACCTGTTTGAAACTACACGGGTCAAAGGGCTTGCCAAGATGGATTGCATTGCAGATGAGGCTGCCATTATTACCAAAGAGCTTTTATATATGGAACTCACTAATAGGCTATGAGTGATCAAGAAGGTAGTAGAAGATGAAGTAGTAAGTGGTTGTGGCTTTTATGTTTGGTCTCGGAGTGATATATATAGAGAGTTTTGGAGGAGAAGCAAGTAGAGCAGTGGATACTTAGGATCCACGTCTTGCATATTATGGCAGTGTCTACTGTTTACTGCCCATgcatcaagattttttttttgttacaacaGGCATTATGGGCTCAGTTGTCCACACATGGTGGTGTCGGTACGTAATGGACGTGGCACTTTGGGCTCATCAGAACTTCCCATCAGTGAGTTTATGGCCCAAATGGTTCGAGGTTTTCACTCTTGATTTTTGAAGAGACTAATACCATTCCACTATCTTCTACGTACGACTCCCCTCTCACATTGTGCCACGGATTTTAACTTTGATCACTACCAAAGTTTGATACGCAACCGCAATTGATTGGGTTAGACTATACCAACGTTTTTGTTTGATGGGAAAAGTTTGTAAGAAGTCAccgttttctttttattttttctttgttttttagagttttaatcTATGGTGTTCGCTTAGAATGATAGTTCCTTATCATCATATCAAGACATCAATAAGTTTTTAGTATAGACGGggaattgaaccccagatctcttatacaaccatcagagattttaccagttgagttaattagaacctatctttttcctttttcttttggttgcaTAACTCATAGTTCAAAATGTTAATGgatatgcattttcttttaccATAGTGTCATCATTCCTAATTAGGCTCAAATATGACTGTCCCAGCCAATTTTGATTATACCGAGatatgttacaatttttttttttcaatagataTGTTATAAATTTTGTGTATAGGGGAGTGGTGGTTTGAATGTTATGCGTTACTTAAACTAACACATCTTTAGTTAAATTATTGTTTTCGTCCTGAAAATTTGAATCCACATTAAgttcattttttgatttttctccgCATAAAATACAGTCAATTTGAATTCAACTCATCTATAACAAGTGAGGTTTAGACTAGCCTATTTGACTTGATGAATCAAACAACAATTGCCTTATTTACACTTCCATGCTTAGTAAATTCATTTGGGGGAGGCCAAAGGACCACTCCAAGACTCTTGATGGGGTCTGCACATTAAGCAGATGTGATCAGAAGGGATGAAGGGGCAATAGAAAAGAGCATAATTTGATAGAAATGCAGCCCTACTGGAACTAAGCTTGCCTAATTTAGTCTCTTAATctggtgtgtgtatataaaagTCTACAAATCTAAAAGATGGAAATGGGTATAATCTCactaatctctctctttctctatttcgTTTGAGTATAATCGCTTTTGCTCTCTACTTTTATTGAAGTTGATAAATATGAGTTTTCTCTTACATATAAAGTGATAAATTTGGGATTAGAAtttattggggaaaaaaaacacattttaattCAGATTTGGTTGGCCATAATTTTCTCATTCCACAACTTTTTCAAGATTCTGAATGTTATAACTTGCTCATAAGTTGTTCATTGGTTAATTCCCAATTGATGTTGGTCTATCTATTTTGACACTGCCACTGGGGTGCAGGGGACGGCTGTCTCATTTTTCTTTACTCCCATGATAGGTTTAATTTGCTCACTTGTCTAGTACGTTGGTTTGATAGGTTGAAGCTGCCAGTGTGATTTAGAAAGAACCTATATCTATCACTCTTTGGTCAATTTTGCACCgaaaattatatatatcacCTGCTTTAGTTAACAATACATTGATTCCATTCTCCTTTATATAGTTTAGTTTTATAAAGGGGTTCTGGACAGTATTCATGTCTTTCATATTTTACACATAATGATCTCTACTAAGAGTTCTCGTGGATTACTTAATACATAGTTATGACAGATAGGGTCATGTGTCCATGGTTTACTTCCTAAAGATAACTCCAAGCCTTAGCAAGGTTCGGCGTTATAAATAAATAGTCCTTACTGTACCAAAGCTTCACCCACatttcttttcaataaaataattattacctATGGGGAAAAAGAATTCACAATTACTTGGGGAAAAAGAATTCACAATTACTGACTTCACTTTGATCAGCATTTTGATGTAAGTTCTTCACTTTCAAGAAAAACGAGAGGTTCCTATAGGCTATTGTACTATTTTATGGACATCTATTACAATATCACATTCAGTTATAAATAGGTAATGCTTTTGTTTTGCAAAAAAAGTATCATTAATTTCCCTAATTTAGACATGAATAAACTACATCcttgataaaaacaaaaggacataaattttaaatattaaaaagataaGAAGCTAGTGAATATAAAGGAAAATACCAGAAAGAGATGCGATTTGGTTAGCTTCAGGGCTTGAATCCATCAGCATCAAAGTCGTTCGTATTGATCGTGGACCTTGATGCCTAATAGGAAGAGTTTGCAGATTTGAGGAAGCTACTCATAGTCATATTCTTTGGAAGAGATGTCTTGTTAAGAATATAATTGAACCCCACTGCAGTAACTTACAGCACACTAGAGCAaattatcatttatatatatgcttAATTGTTACATCCCCAGAACCGTTGCGTTCTTTTGATGAAAATGGACAAATTGAGTGTTAAACTTTGAACCTTTCTTGGACAGACCTTTTACATAagcaaataaattattaacGGGAAAAAGCCAGTCCAAACACACCATTTTTCTTGGCAACACTGTTCTTATATTGCTATGGTTGAATCATCTTTCGATTTTGTTGGGCAATTTCACTTTTATGTTTACATTATGAAGCCAGGGCAATGTcgctttttttgagaaaatagttTGATGGtgaaaaatttgttataactaATTAAACAATATTAGTCTCGAAAGTAATAATAAGGGTGAGTTATGATTTCTCAATGCTATAAAATCATTCATTCTGATATCGTAAACCAAGTTATTAACTAGATGAGATTAGGCTTCTTGACATGCAACCTTCAAGATTAGACTACCTCTGTAAGGATGCACTTCCAGGTATGAAAGTTTAAATGAACTATCCTTCTCTGATGGTTCCTTACCACAAAAGAAACTTTAAAATACAAAGCTGGCTGTTGGAATAATTCAAGGTACATAACTCaaggaaaaagatgaaaaaagagtaatttatcttttatgttgatTATAAACTGCACTTAGTTTTTGCAGGCAAGGATGTTAACTCCCAAAATAAGCTGCATAAGTGGCACGGGCCCAAGTCCAATGGTCAAATAGAAAgggtaataaaataattagcCTAGTAAATCACTGGCCCAAATACAACTAGAtgtaaaagtagaaaaaaaaaaaaaaaagagttcgaAGTAAAAGAGTTCAAATTCACATGCACAAGAATGCACATGGTGTTTCCTAATGTTTCCAACTCTCCGTGGTGTTTTCTGATGTTTCCAACAAAGACATATAGTCGTCTAGGGTTTGAATGTCCTCCCCTCCACTTAAaaggtataaaaataaaaaataaaaaggcgtGATGGGATACATATGTAATGAATAAGCAGTTAGTATTTAAGTAGTGCTAAGAAAAATCCATAAAGATGGTGAGGAACTGAACAAAAACTACCAGATTAGCTTGGGAAAAACATAAGCACTAAATTGAAATACCATATCATACAAGAGAAGTATACATTATGAGGGCAAGATTGAAGATACCATATTATTACACAGGTACACTAGGCAAGCTCATATGACATCAACtacaaaaacatattttcaacAGAAAGAAGattggaagaaaaataaatttaaacttCATGGGAAAATCAACATTTTAGTGCTGAGTGAGAGAAGGAAATGAAGGAATAGATTGTAATATCAACTTCCGGCCACTCCTCCTACTAGGAGATGCCCCAAAGTCACTCTGAGGAGGAGAGACCCTCTTACTGTTTGGAGAAGATGACTTAACACCAGTGCTAGGAGTGCAATTGCCGCGAAGTATCTCTGGCATTTCATCTTCTGGAACTGTTTGGAAATGCTTCTCAAATTTGGGTACAGATCGGAGAATACTTGGTTTTCCAAGTTTTTGGCTGGTATACAATCCCGAAGAGGAACCCACGGTAATAAAAGAAGCTCGTGACAGTTTGACATTTGAAGAAAAGGGCAGTGGAACCATTGATCTAGCacataaatttatcattttagataaaataacttgaACGTGAACTTCATTAGCCAACAAAAGGTTCGAAAATTAAACCTGCTAATCCGTAATGGAGTCATGGGAAGTGAACAAGCTGGATTTTGCTCTTCATTATTCTGAATTTCAGGTTTCTGTAAAACCTTGTCCACTGCACTATTTTCACATGCTTCTGTTTCTTCTTCTAGTTCAGCTTCTGTTCCTATTGGAGCAGATCctgaatttcaaaagaaataaactaaGGACatggaaatataaaaataaaaaaacatcaccATGCACAATTACAGGACTTTGGTGGATAAACTAAGAAATAAGACAACAATCATGGGAAAAAGGGTATATGATGGTTGTAAGTAGCAATATAGATTACAAATAtgcatatttttctcttttgttgggATTTCTCCTTTGTTTACagaaatgtaaattttttgtcACACAATTTAGCCCGCTGGACTGCTTTTTGTAACTGGATGGACCCATTTCCCTCTCCTCTCTTCCTCGGGTTTTTCCCCCTGAAGATTGAGATGGGTTGAGACCATTCTCTGTTTCCTTTCTATATAATCATtatcattcattaaaaaaaagtagcaaatatATTAAGGTAAAGCTCACCATCCTTTCTACCAAATGCATTCTTACACCCTTCACATCTGCAGCCAATCGAGCAGCCAACACCACCCTTCAAAAGGAAACCACCATATATGAATTATACTACACAGGACACTAAAAAAGAATACATACTCTGCTGAGGGAAAAAACCTGATAGCATTCACAGTATTTCTTGAGGCAATTTGATTTCTTGCAGTTGCATCCCCTTTTATGTCGTGCTGAAGCTGGGGTTTTACTGGATTCATcctgcaagaaaaaaaaaatttgcaggttACATTGCAGGCCAGCTTGTTTACCAAGTAAAGAGTAAGGTCAGACTTATTCTCTAACCCCGATTTCAGTTACAGAGTCAGAGTTCCTTATCACTTTTGGAGCAAATGCAAGAGGGTTGCGAGACTCAATTTGTTTGCGAGTTGCAAGAACAGTATCTTCATGAATAGGCTTGTTGAAGCAATCTTGACATGAACATGGCTCTATGCAGTATACACCAGCAGCAAAGCATTCACAGTAACTGCATGGAAAAGTATGAAGAGCAAAATAAAAGGCATGACAcatgataaaatataaaacccacTCTTTTCTATTAAAACATttatgataaatatatatattaacactgaatgcaaaatataaacaacaatACTGGAATAGAAGAAAAGGGCAGGGGGGAGAGGGGGGAAGGGAAGCATTGAAAACAAGGGTTCTTGTGGAGTTACTTTATTCATTACAACAGTATGAGACAGGTAGATAGCGGGGAAAGAAGAGGTGGGGTTTGAACCATAGACATGAGAGTTGGGATACCACGAAGGATGCCATTACTACTAGGCTATCAATTGAACCCTAGTTTCTCTTTACTTTCCCTCATTAGTCATTACTGaacttctccttcttctttccCCTTTTTTCCCCACTTAACCTTCTTCAAAACAAATCAACTTCTTCCAAGAATATTAAACCACTGGTATGCCCTTTTGGGATCTCCTGTGGCCTTTGTAGCCCAATTTGGCCATTTGGGCCATTACTTTCCTGTCCAGGGCAGCCCCTCAAAGCTCCAGAAAACAACATTGGAAGCTTAATTTTAAATCATGCCATCACTGACGACTTAACTAATTTGATATATTATCAACTTAGACAATATTTCTCACCTTGATTCCgaacaaacaaaatcaatcaGATATACTAGGACTTAAAAATGAAAGTTTAGTCCAGTCACCACCTATCAGCTTGCATAGTAAATATTACATTTCAGATTTCATTTGTGAGAGAGTTATATATAACTTACAGTTTCAAACACTTTGATTTCTTACAGTTACAACGCTTGCAGGCGTCACTTTCTCCAGCATGTTCCAACCTACGCCTGCAAATCCAGTACATATTATCAGATAACAAGGAAACCAAAAATCTActaaactaaattcaaaatgaaatgaataatatatatatacatatatctaaTAAGGTGCACATGCCTCTTCTTCTTGGGGCTATTCTGATTGAAATCATCGCTAACTTGATAAGCAGATGCCTGAGAGGCATCTTCAACAGGAGCAGCCCCATTTTCACCATGATCTGTTTCTCTTTCAGAAGAGGCTGTAGCCAGGGATTGAAGAAAAGGTTCTTGACTGTTACTAGGGGAGTGAAGGGAAGCTGTGGAGCTGGGCAAATATGACTGTCTTCCAGAGGACAAATCTTCATGCTTGACATTTTTGTAATCCTTTGACGTTGTTGCAAGAGCATTTAAATGCAAACCAATTCCAGGTAGGATGCACCGAGAGGAATCTCCCCCAGGCTTGAATGGTACCAGCTGCTTATCATGACAGGCAATATTCTCATCAGATTGTGATAGCATAGAAGAACTAGAATTTGACCCATCACCTAAGTTCTTCCTACGAGCTCCCACCATCTCAAAATCTAGGCAGCGCCTTCGCATACCACGGTGCAAAATAGTGACAGCCTATAGACGGACAAAACAATGTATGGTTATTGGACCATCcagatttctttttaaatagaaatatattaagtaaTATGAAATGACAAATGATGTAACAACATTGTGTAATTGGCTAAACAAGAATGTATAGAATTACAAAAAGTAAATATTACCTTAATTTACCAGTGTTTAAATAATTGCATgtgcaacaaaattttagatGACATGGAAATTACATAATTGAACTaatcaaaaagaagaagaagaggaaggagaagaaaagaacTATGCTTGTAAGCTATAGTACACAGTCAAAATCTCAATTTAATTATAAGATTTAATCATTATGGAAACCTATAATTTTAATGATTGTCAAGTAAACTACATATGATATGTATAATACTCATGCTATAACTTCAAGGTATTGATTTTCAAACCAAAGGGTAAAGctgagaaaagaaaacacatGCACACTCATGCATGCACATAGAGAACATATAACCGAAAAACTAGGCTACTAAATGAATTGAAAAGCCATGCAACTAATGCTGCAGAAGTTAGCAATAGAACGTAGTGGTGTCTCTTACCTTAGACCCATGTGGTATATACATCCCAACCTCATTATCCAATTTCTCACTTGCATTGCTGGACATGCCATTAGAACTGTATCAGCAAACTGGTCTATTTCCTCAAGCTCAATCTTCTCCAGTTTAGCAGAAAGATCTTCTGGTTCACCAGAATCAACATCAACAATTTGATTTTATGTACATCATTAAACTCATTTTGAGGTAGTTGTGACATAAGAGAAGAACAAAATCCAAGGGCTCCACTTTTCTGAATTAGCCCTTTAAAAGCCTCAGAGCCATTGGGagaattaaatattaatatatcagGACCATCAGAAATCAAACTCTCCCAGTCACATTCTAACCCTTCTTTTGTTTGGTCAGTTCGACACATCTCAGAGAGATGCACTTCACCTTCAGATGAACCCTTTGCAGAGGCCTCTTGACCACATTGAACAAGTGATGTTGGCATACAACCTGCCTCAGTACTGCAACAAGGTGTTGGGTCACAGACAGGGCTGCCACAATCATATTTTAAGGTTCGTGGTAGCTCAATTGCAAACTTTGAATGTTCACTAGATGGCTCAACAGAAGCTTCTCCATCAGAAACCCTTGAATCAAAATTATCCTGTAGCTCAGCTGAGTTATCATACAACTGAGTAGCATCCACACCAATTCCTTCATTTGTACAGACTTTATTCCCATTTTCAGAGGAAAACTCGGGTTTTGATGGATCTGAACAGTTATGCCTGGAAATAAGAATCATTAACACAAAGAAATGGGCCAATAAAGTGAAATTTCAGATAGCATACCTTACAGTTTGCAggaataattaaataaaacattcttcttataaaaaaatgaaagatgtaATGATAAACAATTAATTACCTTTTCAACCTAGATTCCTTGTGAGAATTGACATGGGGTGAAGTGAAAACagatggaagagatgaaaaattaaGTGGGTTGAATGTCTGAGTGATATGTGTGGACTTAACTGGCTTGATAGGAGAAAGACTGTTGATATAGTTGAAGACAGGGGAATCCTGCAAAATTTCTTGGAGCATTAAACAGAGAAATAAACAGAGAAAGTGAATCAATTCAAGTTCAAAAATAAACATTCAAATGTCCTCAAACATCAGCCTTTGTTACCAACAACACACCTTTTTCTCTAAATCAAATGCCCTAGATACATACATATCAAAACTTGTCCCCCCCAAACATAAAAGGAAACtaggaaaaagaaacaaatgcatAGATGCACTAGATCAAACAAAGATTTGCCCatggaaattaaaatatagtaCAAAACCAACAATAAGTTACATGCAAAATTTTCGGCTAAGTAAATATTAGCAATAAATCAAGGGTCAGAAAAGATGAACGTCTAGTCCAAATTACAAGACTTTCTATTTATACTACAAGAAACAACAAAGAATATTTGTTAAAAGCTTCACTAGAACTGCAGTGTAACAAAATCCTCCCCTCATACAACCTCAAATCCTTCTGAGGAGTATGATTTGTATTGTTTAAAATGGTTTATGAATTAAAAACTGACCTAAATTAGAAGTATTCCTGATCCATTGAACCTAAACACAACCACCACACATGCATATTacaaaaaggggggaaaatTTATGATAACAAATTATAGAAACGTAGATcttaaaaaattcagttttacAAGTGAATTAATTATCTTTGAGACGAGCCGTAACCAAGTTTGTTAGATTATAAGCATACACCAGTCTTCAAAAGCATAAAATAACCCAGAAATCAAACAAATGACcattaaaattgcaaaaactGACCTAAAATAGAAGTTTTCCTGAAATATTGAACCAAAACACAACCAACACACATACATTTTACAAAAAAGAGggcaaatttaagaaaaataaacactataaacttaaatctcaaaaattaagttttacaAGTGAATTAATTGTCTTTCTAGAGACTTTTAGAAACTAATTTTGTTAGATTATAAGCACAGACCAAACTTTAAACGtacaaaaaaaaaccagaaaccagagataaaaaaaaaaacgaccaGTAGAATTACAAAAACTGAAGTGAACATGAAGATCTAAGCAAGGTGGACtaaattcaaaacatattttccaaaaattaaaaacccagaaaaaaaaaagtcaagaattaactt contains:
- the LOC115950840 gene encoding early light-induced protein 1, chloroplastic-like: MAASSAMQSILASPLTRVVSNRSTRVNQFLIIPTSYVSPVPRNAIMRVRCMAKKEQLESETTSPPQSTPKISTNFYDLLAFSGPAPERINGRLAMIGFVSAMAVELSNGQDVFAQISNGGIPWFLGTSILLTFASLIPLFKGISVESKSDGFMTSDAEMWNGRFAMLGLVALAFTEYVKGGTLI
- the LOC115994906 gene encoding LOW QUALITY PROTEIN: protein tesmin/TSO1-like CXC 2 (The sequence of the model RefSeq protein was modified relative to this genomic sequence to represent the inferred CDS: inserted 2 bases in 2 codons), which translates into the protein MDTPERNQIGTPISKFEDSPVFNYINSLSPIKPVKSTHITQTFNPLNFSSLPSVFTSPHVNSHKESRLKRHNCSDPSKPEFSSENGNKVCTNEGIGVDATQLYDNSAELQDNFDSRVSDGEASVEPSSEHSKFAIELPRTLKYDCGSPVCDPTPCCSTEAGCMPTSLVQCGQEASAKGSSEGEVHLSEMCRTDQTKEGLECDWESLISDGPDILIFNSPNGSEAFKGLIQKSGALGFCSSLMSQLPQNEFNDVHKIKLXDVDSGEPEDLSAKLEKIELEEIDQFADTVXNGMSSNASEKLDNEVGMYIPHGSKAVTILHRGMRRRCLDFEMVGARRKNLGDGSNSSSSMLSQSDENIACHDKQLVPFKPGGDSSRCILPGIGLHLNALATTSKDYKNVKHEDLSSGRQSYLPSSTASLHSPSNSQEPFLQSLATASSERETDHGENGAAPVEDASQASAYQVSDDFNQNSPKKKRRRLEHAGESDACKRCNCKKSKCLKLYCECFAAGVYCIEPCSCQDCFNKPIHEDTVLATRKQIESRNPLAFAPKVIRNSDSVTEIGDESSKTPASARHKRGCNCKKSNCLKKYCECYQGGVGCSIGCRCEGCKNAFGRKDGSAPIGTEAELEEETEACENSAVDKVLQKPEIQNNEEQNPACSLPMTPLRISRSMVPLPFSSNVKLSRASFITVGSSSGLYTSQKLGKPSILRSVPKFEKHFQTVPEDEMPEILRGNCTPSTGVKSSSPNSKRVSPPQSDFGASPSRRSGRKLILQSIPSFPSLTQH